The region AGCTCGCCCGCTGACCCGGACAGGCAGCTCTCCCCCCGCCGTGATCACCTTGCCCCCTGCATCGCTGCCGCCGTCACACAACCCGACGGCCCCGGAGGCGGACTCCAGGGAACCGTGACCGAGAAAAACCACCAATGTGGACTGATCATGAGTGACATCGCGGTGAGACAACCGAAAAAGCCCAGCTCAACGAAGATCGACATGTCACGCGGTTCGAGACCTTGTAGCTCGGGAGGAGTATCCGACCGTTGGCCAGGGTGGCCACTTCTGTTCGCTCCGTACCGAAGGGTTGTGCTGGATGGCCGTGTTGCGGTTGGGCTTGGGCCCGAGGAACGGCCGCTTGCTGTGTCACGGAGGTTCGACGGGAAGTCTGGTGTCGGTGACGTTGTCGAAGCGCGAGTCACCGCCCCGGATGAGCACGTAGTGCCGTGTGACGTCCGCCTGATAGACCCGCAGTGGCCCCTCTGGTGCGAGATCGTGGATTCCGAGTTGCTGGCTGGCCGGCAGGCGTGCGTTGAGGAGTTCGACGGCGACAGGGCAACCCTGATCGTCGACCATACTGCCGGTCGCTTCGAGGTAGAGGGCCTCCGCTCGGCCGATCGGCGCGCGTGTGTCGAAGACCGTGACGGCCACGGTGGGACAGGCCGCGATGTTGCGTGAGTGACGACTGTCCGGTGAGGACAC is a window of Saccharothrix espanaensis DSM 44229 DNA encoding:
- a CDS encoding pyridoxamine 5'-phosphate oxidase family protein, with amino-acid sequence MWATVPRLLALHRYLVLGTIDPAGNPWVTPVFYAADGEHRLLWVSSPDSRHSRNIAACPTVAVTVFDTRAPIGRAEALYLEATGSMVDDQGCPVAVELLNARLPASQQLGIHDLAPEGPLRVYQADVTRHYVLIRGGDSRFDNVTDTRLPVEPP